Within Paenibacillus albicereus, the genomic segment ATTCACCGCGCTCCTCCGCCTTCCTGGCCGACGAGGCGCTGCCCGCGCCGCTCCAGCAGCTTCTGGTTCAGCTCCGTATAGTAGCAGGTATGCCACAGCGCCGTCGCTTCCGTGTCGTACTTGGCATGCATGTAATCGCGCTTGCGTTCGAAATCGCGCTCCCGCTCCTCCGGATCGGCCTGGCGGCTCTCGTCTTCCTTATGCGGATAATGGAGGCTCTCCGCCTCCCGGCTCAGCGCGAAGTCGACGCCGTCCCGCTCCAGCGCCAGCCCCAGATCCGTATCCTCGCCGCCCCAGGTCCGGTAGAACTCGTCGAACAGCCCGACTCGGAAGAGCGTCTGCGTGCGGACGGAGACGTTGCCGCTCCAGAAGATCACCCAGGCGGCCGGCCAGGCGGACAGGTCGTCTCCCAGCTCCCGGTAGAGCGGCTCGCGGACGTCCGTGAAGCCTCCGCTGCGGATGCGCGCCAGCGCCTCGTCGACGCCGCTGGCCGCCAGGTCCTGCAGGACGGACTCCTCGAAGCTCTCGTCCTCGAAGCCGTAGATGTAGCCGATGACCGCGACTTCCTTGCCCGCCGCCTCATGCGCGTCCAGATGCGCCTGCACGGCGCGGCTGCCGAGCAGGATGCCGCAGTCCACGAACAGGCAGAGCGGCGCTTCGGCCGCGCGGATGCCCAGATTGCGGGCCTGTCCGGCGCGGAAGCCTTCGTCTTCTTGCCGGACATAGCGGAGATGCAGCCGCTGCGCCCAGCCTTCGAGCAGCTGCTCCGTACCGTCGCTGGAGCCGTCGTCCGCGACGATGACTTGAATCTCGTCCCGTTCGAGCGACTGCGCCTCGATCGACTCCAGCGTGCGGTGCAGCGCTTCTTTCCGGTTGTAGGTCGGTATGATGATGCTCACTTTGTATCCGCTCATGGCTTATCGTCCTCCCGCGTTCATGCTTGCTGCTTCCTGCGCCTGCCCGCCCGGCCGCCTCCCGGCCGCAGGCGGCTTGCTCGACCCGGCCGGGGCCCACGCCGGCACGCCGCGCGCGTCGATCCAGCGCATCGACCGTGCCCATACCCGGCGCTGCAGCAGCCGGAGCGCGCCCCTGCGCAGCGCTTCCCGCAGGCCAGGCCGGCGGGCGGGCGGGCGCCGGAAGTCCTTGCCGATGGAATATTCCCAGGCGAACCGCTTCCGGAAATACGGCAGCTCCTCCTCGTGCAGCAGATACGAATAGTACACGCCGACGAATATCCGCACCTGCTGCTTGATCCATTCGCGGTACCCGGTCGCGACATGGAAGCGGAACACCGAGCCGGCCGGCTTGACGATCGAGCTCGTCCCGTCCGCCTCATAGCGCTCTTTGCCGAGCAGCGCGTAATGGTTGCCGATGAAGCCGTCGTCGGCGATGCCCGTCGCATCGTCGGGATAGCGGGGAAACGTCCGCAGGAACGCGCCCAAGCTGCCCCCGAGGCAAAATTCCGGCTTGTCCGTATGCGGCAGGAACGGCAGCAGGAACAGCTGCTGCAGGCAGCCGCTCCACAGCGCCTTCGGCCAGCTCCCCCGCTCTTCCCTCAGCTGGCGGAGCGGCTTCGCCTCGGCGACGAAGTTCGAGCCGACCAGCACCGGGATGCCGAGCCGCCGCTCCTCCCGGACCAGCGCGTCCAGGTTCAGCTCCAGGGACCCTTTGTCCAGCCGGATGTCGTCGTCCAGAAAATGAAGGATCGCGCAGCCGAGGCTGCGCGCGCGATCGGCGATCGCGTTCAGCGCGGCGTTCTTGCCGGCCTCGGGCAGCTCCAGCCACTCCCCGTCCACCTCGTCATGACGGGCGTAGAACTCCCGGATGGCCTGGCGGGA encodes:
- a CDS encoding glycosyltransferase, with the protein product MSGYKVSIIIPTYNRKEALHRTLESIEAQSLERDEIQVIVADDGSSDGTEQLLEGWAQRLHLRYVRQEDEGFRAGQARNLGIRAAEAPLCLFVDCGILLGSRAVQAHLDAHEAAGKEVAVIGYIYGFEDESFEESVLQDLAASGVDEALARIRSGGFTDVREPLYRELGDDLSAWPAAWVIFWSGNVSVRTQTLFRVGLFDEFYRTWGGEDTDLGLALERDGVDFALSREAESLHYPHKEDESRQADPEERERDFERKRDYMHAKYDTEATALWHTCYYTELNQKLLERRGQRLVGQEGGGAR
- a CDS encoding glycosyltransferase family 2 protein, whose amino-acid sequence is MDSSAYIADSLERIAQELAALSPRYRPVLIVGLNGTDDGGASRQAIREFYARHDEVDGEWLELPEAGKNAALNAIADRARSLGCAILHFLDDDIRLDKGSLELNLDALVREERRLGIPVLVGSNFVAEAKPLRQLREERGSWPKALWSGCLQQLFLLPFLPHTDKPEFCLGGSLGAFLRTFPRYPDDATGIADDGFIGNHYALLGKERYEADGTSSIVKPAGSVFRFHVATGYREWIKQQVRIFVGVYYSYLLHEEELPYFRKRFAWEYSIGKDFRRPPARRPGLREALRRGALRLLQRRVWARSMRWIDARGVPAWAPAGSSKPPAAGRRPGGQAQEAASMNAGGR